One window from the genome of Leishmania mexicana MHOM/GT/2001/U1103 complete genome, chromosome 18 encodes:
- a CDS encoding putative peroxisomal enoyl-coa hydratase: MKVCCRLLSASEAASLIRRVGPFAVHRGETKGVIEILSGDPNHPVKKLNLLGLTYAAALTELSELLSEELNAEARVAIFAARDGCSFSAGIDLKELSGMTPPSGSGAAAAVATSTGSKAPAMLLQHQHRVVRAFQDGISSLARCRIPVIAAIDGHCIGGATSVASACDVRYTTTRAIFSVKEAAVGLAADIGVLQRLPAIIGEGRTRELAFTCCDFSGEEAKAMGFVEEVCADYPALLAHARKRAAQIAANSPLGVQNTKLVLNWERERAAQTSLEYQAAINAFSLHCNDIPEAARAFAEKRAPVFTDYMVNPRGGLPHSSQS, from the coding sequence ATGAAGGTGTGTTGCCGGCTGCTGTCTGCCTCAGAGGCAGCGTCGCTCATACGTCGCGTTGGGCCCTTTGCAGTGCACCGTGGTGAGACCAAAGGCGTCATTGAAATTCTCTCCGGCGACCCCAATCACCCCGTGAAGAAGCTCAACCTTCTTGGCCTCACCTATGCAGCCGCTCTCACAGAGCTTTCAGAGCTACTCTCAGAGGAGCTCAACGCTGAAGCCCGTGTCGCCATCTTCGCAGCACGTGACGGCTGCTCGTTTTCGGCCGGCATCGACTTGAAGGAACTCTCGGGAATGACGCCTCCTtctggcagcggcgccgctgccgccgtagCAACTTCGACCGGCTCCAAAGCCCCTGCAATGCTTCttcagcaccagcaccgtgtGGTGCGCGCTTTCCAAGATGGAATATCTTCGCTGGCGCGGTGCCGCATTCCCGTCATCGCTGCGATCGATGGCCATTGCATCGGTGGAGCTACATCGGTCGCCTCTGCGTGCGATGTGCGTTACACTACAACACGTGCAATCTTTTCTGTGAAGGAGGCAGCAGTGGGCCTTGCCGCGGACATtggcgtgctgcagcgtcttcCCGCCATTATTGGTGAGGGACGCACGCGCGAGCTTGCCTTTACATGCTGCGACTTCAGCGGTGAAGAGGCGAAAGCAATGGGCTTTGTCGAGGAAGTGTGTGCAGATTATCCAGCACTCCTCGCCCACGCGCGAAAGCGCGCCGCACAGATTGCTGCCAACTCGCCACTGGGAGTGCAGAACACAAAGCTGGTTCTGAATTGGGAACGGGAGCGCGCGGCCCAGACGTCACTCGAGTACCAAGCTGCCATCAACGCCTTTAGTCTGCACTGCAACGATATCCCAGAGGCAGCGCGTGCGTTTGCTGAGAAGCGGGCGCCCGTATTCACTGATTACATGGTAAACCCCAGAGGAGGCCTGCCGCATTCAAGTCAATCGTGA
- a CDS encoding putative RNA binding protein, which translates to MERAATHSQSIYSNVNTNSSNPNTYGNTVSSYLSNNSPSAVMYGGGNSSNGGAPSSNSVATVYASPTQASPSQAIRQQAQGAAQQNMSQSQTSASFNTYGGGAASGSSSGFFYSTPSAQAPGAQPMYSANPSTAAMFPMRGGSTSMTPTQPTPTQMLTPQANAAAAAVWTSAAANINAGSKLFVGQVPAVCTEDQLRPLFAQFGTLLEIKIMREPNGRSKGSAWVRYELEESAQRAINALNEKHVVPPQTNPLRVQFAAPSTNRIPQPLSALGSIMPPSAVMQPQPQPNYATAATYATPQGYAGATTAYMQGQYATSPNLMAVRASPQQQAAVQSASGKIEYLRSNQSGGLIYSTASSTAVDAMQQQQQQQQQQQQSPQQQQVVYTTGGQMRAGVMYTPDAFAMTNQMAAAPQQPHQWCS; encoded by the coding sequence ATGGAGCGTGCAGCCACTCACAGCCAGAGCATCTACTCCAACGTCAacaccaacagcagcaacccCAACACCTACGGTAACACCGTCTCCTCCTACCTGTCCAACAACAGCCCGAGCGCAGTCATGTACGGCGGTGGtaacagcagcaacggtggCGCACCTTCGTCCAACTCGGTCGCCACGGTGTACGCCTCTCCCACGCAAGCTTCGCCGAGCCAGGCGATCCGTCAGCAGGCGCAGGGAGCCGCGCAGCAGAATATGAGTCAGTCGCAAACGAGCGCCTCCTTCAACACctacggcggcggtgcggccaGCGGCTCCAGCAGTGGCTTCTTTTACTCCACTCCgtcggcgcaggcgccggGGGCGCAGCCCATGTACTCTGCCAATCCCTCCACCGCGGCCATGTTCCCAATGCGTGGTGGATCCACCTCCAtgacgccgacgcagccCACCCCGACCCAGATGCTGACACCACAGGCCAacgcggccgcggcagcggtttggaccagcgctgcggcgaacATCAACGCTGGCAGCAAGCTCTTCGTTGGCCAAGTACCTGCAGTGTGCACGGAGGACCAGCTCCGCCCTCTGTTTGCGCAGTTTGGCACTCTGCTGGAGATCAAAATCATGCGGGAGCCGAACGGTCGCAGCAAGGGtagtgcgtgggtgcgctACGAGTTGGAGGAGTCTGCGCAGCGTGCCATCAACGCCCTCAACGAGAAGCACGTTGTGCCGCCACAAACGAACCCGCTGCGTGTGCAGTTTGCCGCACCCAGCACCAACCGTATCCCGCAGCCCCTCTCGGCACTTGGCTCCATCATGCCACCTTCTGCGGTcatgcagccgcagccgcagccaaACTACGCAACCGCAGCGACTTATGCCACCCCGCAGGGCTACGCCGGTGCCACCACAGCGTACATGCAGGGGCAGTACGCGACCTCGCCGAACCTGATGGCTGTTCGTGCCTctccacagcagcaggcagcggtgcagtCTGCGTCTGGCAAGATCGAATACCTGCGCAGCAACCAGTCTGGCGGCCTTATCTActccactgcctcctcgACCGCTGTTGatgcgatgcagcagcagcagcaacagcaacaacaacaacagcagtcgccacagcagcagcaagtgGTGTACACAACCGGTGGTCAGATGCGCGCCGGTGTCATGTACACCCCGGATGCATTTGCTATGACGAACCAGATGGCTGCCGCGCCTCAGCAGCCGCATCAGTGGTGCAGCTAA
- a CDS encoding metallo-peptidase, Clan MA(E), Family M41, with the protein MSLTDTQSPEYQRGVNDAERHRRATEENWIRPALGPIVWLGVPFLLAWMYMRRVSLGSPLGSGSASGSSNPFTSMMEQMMPVKKRQFRVDVKGTKFSDVVGIPEAKAEVRQYVDFLTEPNKFTRLGARLPKGCLLTGEPGTGKTLLAKAVAGEANVAFFSCNGADFIELIGGSGPKRVRELFEEARAAAPAIIFIDEIDAIGSRAGKQGGSVSSEENRTINQLLAELDGLSTSADPIVVLAATNFQDNIDKALLREGRFDRKIAIEMPDLSARRELFEHYLQRICTGDPNGRTKDENGKELTLDTSVSNKALADQLADLTPGLSPATVATVVNEAALQSGIAGKPLVQLPGLLEALDNTLMGRKHRNRQSDQSARRTAIHEAGHALTAWMLPIVQKVLKISVTPRGHAMGYTQRAGTEFHEYQTNATLFADMVVMLGGRAAEEVMLGDVSAGAMDDLQRATDVALKQMLAFGMSTHTGLLSYHPDYTQAGRDFTTFSNEAQYRAELEAQKLLAAAHSTAVDIIKRHKDKMEIMVKALLEKKELSTRNIEELWGPRPSTPTVEDIVHKVIEVTGSYAEITATVGPAAAAVVTPSIAGVY; encoded by the coding sequence ATGTCTCTCACCGATACGCAGAGCCCCGAATACCAACGGGGCGTCAACGACGCGGAGAGGCATCGCAGGGCGACAGAGGAAAACTGGATACGGCCCGCCCTCGGCCCCATAGTATGGCTCGGCGTGCCCTTCTTGCTGGCGTGGATGTATATGCGTCGTGTCTCGCTGGGCAGTCCGCTCGGCAGCGGAtccgccagcggcagcagcaaccctTTCACGAGCATGATGGAGCAGATGATGCCTGTCAAGAAGCGGCAGTTTCGCGTCGACGTGAAGGGCACAAAGTTCTCCGACGTCGTCGGCATCCCGGAGGCGAAGGCCGAGGTGCGCCAGTACGTCGACTTCCTCACAGAACCGAACAAGTTCACTCGGCTCGGGGCGCGACTGCCGAAGGGGTGCCTGTTGACGGGGGAACCCGGCACAGGCAAGACATTGCTAGCCAAGGCCGTCGCCGGTGAAGCGAATGTGGCTTTCTTTAGCTGCAACGGTGCGGACTTTATTGAGCTCATCGGTGGCAGTGGCCCAAAGCGGGTGCGTGAGCTCTTCGAGGAAGCGCGggcggccgcgccggcgaTCATCTTCATTGATGAAATCGACGCCATCGGCTCCCGCGCTGGCAAGCAGGGCGGCTCCGTCAGCAGCGAGGAGAACCGCACCATCAACCAGCTGCTCGCCGAGTTGGATGGGCTCAGCACGAGCGCCGATCCCATCGTTGTGCTGGCGGCCACGAATTTCCAGGACAACATCGacaaggcgctgctgcgcgagggcCGCTTCGACCGAAAAATTGCCATCGAGATGCCCGACCTCTCAGCCCGTCGCGAGCTCTTCGAGCACTATCTCCAGCGCATCTGCACCGGTGACCCAAACGGCCGCACAAAGGACGAGAACGGCAAGGAGCTGACGCTAGACACCAGCGTGAGCAACAAGGCGCTGGCAGACCAGCTGGCGGACCTCACGCCGGGGCTGTCGCCGGCCACGGTGGCCACGGTCGTAAACGAGGCGGCACTGCAGAGCGGAATAGCCGGTAAGCCgctcgtgcagctgccgggTCTGCTGGAGGCATTGGACAACACGCTGATGGGCCGTAAGCACCGCAATCGCCAGAGCGACCAATCGGCTCGCCGCACCGCGATTCACGAAGCCGGTCACGCCCTGACGGCGTGGATGTTGCCGATCGTGCAGAAAGTGTTGAAGATCAGCGTCACCCCGCGCGGGCACGCGATGGGCTACACGCAGCGCGCCGGGACTGAGTTTCACGAATATCAAACGAACGCGACGCTCTTCGCCGACATGGTGGTCATGctcggcggccgcgccgcaGAGGAGGTGATGCTAGGCGACGTGTCGGCCGGTGCGATGGACGACTTACAGCGGGCCACCGACGTGGCGCTCAAGCAGATGCTGGCGTTTGGcatgagcacacacacggggcTGCTGTCGTACCACCCCGATTACACTCAAGCAGGGCGCGACTTCACAACCTTTTCCAACGAGGCCCAGTACCGCGCCGAactggaggcgcagaagctgCTTGCAGCCGCCCACTCCACCGCCGTGGACATCATCAAGCGGCACAAGGACAAAATGGAGATTATGGTGAAGGCGCTACTGGAGAAGAAGGAGCTTTCCACTCGCAACATCGAGGAGCTCTGGGGCCCGCGGCCGtcgacgccgacggtggAGGACATTGTGCACAAGGTCATCGAGGTGACCGGCAGCTACGCCGAGATCACCGCGACCGTTGgtccggcggcggcagcggtggtgacgccGAGCATTGCGGGAGTGTATTAG
- a CDS encoding putative 60S ribosomal protein L10a, protein MSKIAPQTLMEAIQAVLKVDKERKFKESVDLQVNLKNYDPQKDKRFSGSLKLPNMCRPRMTVCLLCDLVHEDIAKKDGVPTMNQEELKKLNKNKKLVKKMCNQYDAFLCSESIIKTVPRLVGPHMHRMGKFPTVCSPSESLTEKVVELRSTVKFQLKKVLCLGTCVGHMEMSEEQLRQNVTMAINFLVSLLKKNWQNLKSAYIKSTMGKPQRIY, encoded by the coding sequence ATGTCCAAGATCGCCCCGCAAACCCTGATGGAGGCCATCCAGGCCGTCCTGAAGGTGGACAAGGAGCGCAAGTTCAAGGAGAGCGTCGATCTCCAGGTCAACCTGAAGAACTACGACCCCCAGAAGGACAAGCGTTTCTCTGGTTCCCTGAAGCTGCCTAACATGTGCCGCCCgcgcatgacggtgtgcttGCTGTGCGACCTCGTGCACGAGGATATCGCCAAGAAGGACGGTGTCCCGACCATGAAccaggaggagctgaagaagcTCAACAAGAACAAGAAGCTGGTGAAGAAGATGTGCAACCAGTACGACGCCTTCCTGTGCTCTGAGTCGATCATCAAGACTGTGCCGCGTCTGGTGGGCCCGCACATGCACCGTATGGGCAAGTTTCCGACGGTGTGCTCGCCCAGCGAGTCCCTCACAGAGAAGGTCGTGGAGCTGCGCTCGACCGTGAAGTTCCAGCTGAAGAAGGTGCTGTGCCTCGGCACCTGCGTCGGGCACATGGAGATGAGcgaggagcagctccgccagaACGTCACGATGGCGATCAACTTCCtcgtgtcgctgctgaagaaGAACTGGCAGAACCTGAAGTCGGCGTACATCAAGTCGACGATGGGCAAGCCGCAGCGCATCTACTAG
- a CDS encoding putative serine/threonine kinase-like protein produces MDPSVMVGQYTLGKQIGSGNFSKVRLGTDPQGRTWAIKIVDKRRLKKENMEDQMLREVAIMRSLRQQNVVKLQEVLQSSNHYYLVLELVTGGELFDKIVAAKRFDEPTARRYFHQLIAGMYYCHSKGFAHRDLKPENLLLDANGTLKISDFGLSNLQQDVLLQTICGTPNYVAPEVLMERGYNGLSADIWSCGVVLYVMLAGRLPFEDRNMNVLLGKIERGDYQMIRHISDPAKDLVARMLTVDPRKRISMEDVINHPWFQIEWNPRLLST; encoded by the coding sequence aTGGATCCATCTGTCATGGTGGGCCAGTACACGCTGGGGAAGCAGATCGGCTCCGGCAACTTCTCCAAGGTGCGACTGGGCACCGATCCGCAAGGCCGCACATGGGCCATCAAGATCGTGGATAAGCGCCGCCTAAAGAAGGAGAACATGGAGGACCAGATGCTCCGTGAAGTCGCCATCATGCGCAGTCTGCGTCAGCAGAACGTGGTGaagctgcaggaggtgctcCAGTCCTCTAACCATTACTACCTAGTCCTCGAGCTGGTCACGGGCGGCGAGCTGTTTGACAAAATCGTAGCCGCCAAGCGCTTCGACGAGCCGACGGCGCGTCGGTACTTCCACCAGCTCATCGCAGGCATGTACTACTGCCACTCGAAGGGCTTCGCCCACCGCGACCTGAAGCCGGAGAACCTGTTGCTCGACGCGAACGGCACACTGAAGATTTCCGACTTTGGGCTCAGCAACCTTCAGCAGGATGTGCTGCTTCAGACCATCTGCGGCACGCCAAACTACGTTGCACCGGAGGTGCTCATGGAGCGCGGCTACAACGGACTCTCGGCGGACATCTGGAGCTGCGGCGTGGTGCTGTACGTGATGCTGGCGGGGCGTCTACCGTTCGAGGATCGAAACATGAACGTCCTTCTCGGCAAGATCGAACGTGGCGACTATCAAATGATCCGCCACATCAGCGACCCTGCCAAGGACCTCGTCGCGCGCATGCTGACCGTTGACCCGCGCAAGCGCATCTCAATGGAGGATGTCATCAACCACCCTTGGTTTCAGATTGAGTGGAATCCGAGGTTACTCTCCACGTAA